One genomic region from Octopus bimaculoides isolate UCB-OBI-ISO-001 chromosome 30, ASM119413v2, whole genome shotgun sequence encodes:
- the LOC128251304 gene encoding uncharacterized protein LOC128251304 has translation MPLQLINVFLFVYFSKQATGRPELPSSQWELFDNRHIRQMLYQLAQSSGKGDLPKSQTPAASEVVVAVDNDSAKDGERLKQFLQEPHSMQTNDDPMVTNKDLGIPAVQSGPSVKEQENPLASDEERTESSETLLQAFFGMSSIDKMIIRLQEIEEEQMKIRHTWSKHVYPTTSLQKPPASTNGVQDGAEAQSRKQSQGCQQSIISPKAIIFTKEETKSADQSKPAPSHLCSAANMMSASTQTRLFLQKHTLDAVKKNRAAYLLYLKNSAYHQVENFDPWELTEKIADAIATDCVAVVLGELQQLSDDVIQQIYEDEFASGPRSEL, from the exons ATGCCCCTCCAGCTGATCAatgttttcctgtttgtttatttcagtaaACAAGCGACCGGTAGGCCTGAGCTTCCATCATCACAATGGGAATTG TTTGACAACCGACATATTCGCCAGATGCTCTACCAGCTTGCGCAGTCTTCCGGTAAGGGGGATCTGCCAAAATCTCAAACCCCTGCTGCAAGtgaggttgttgttgctgttgacaaCGACAGTGCCAAAGACGGCGAAAGACTGAAGCAGTTTCTACAAGAGCCACACTCGATGCAAACCAATGATGACCCAATGGTAACCAATAAAGATCTCGGTATACCTGCTGTCCAGTCCGGTCCTTCGGTAAAGGAACAAGAAAACCCTTTAGCTAGTGATGAAGAAAGAACAGAGTCCTCGGAAACATTGCTGCAAGCATTCTTTGGGATGTCGTCCATTGATAAAATGATTATCAGGTTACAAGAAATTGAG GAAGAGCAAATGAAAATCCGTCACACCTGGTCGAAGCATGTTTACCCAACTACGTCGTTACAAAAGCCCCCAGCATCAACAAATG GGGTTCAAGATGGAGCTGAAGCTCAAAGTAGGAAACAATCCCAGGGGTGTCAGCAAAG TATTATATCTCCGAAAGCCATCATCTTCACCAAAGAAGAAACTAAGTCGGCAGACCAGTCTAAACCAGCGCCTTCACACCTCTGTTCTGCAGCTAACATGATGTCAGCATCAACACAGACCCGTCTCTTTCTACAGAAACACACTTTGGATGCTGTGAAGAAGAACCGTGCTGCGTACCTGTTGTACCTGAAGAATTCAGCATACCATCAGGTGGAAAACTTTGATCCCTGGGAACTCACGGAGAA AATTGCCGACGCCATTGCAACAGACTGTGTCGCAGTCGTCCTTGGAGAACTACAGCAGCTCAGCGATGACGTCATCCAACAGATATATGAAGATGAATTTGCCAGTGGACCACGCTCTGAACTTTAA
- the LOC106874340 gene encoding uncharacterized protein LOC106874340 yields MPKNRGPLLGQQNKDTKYLSNRLASIFQGILRIFLDMCRYLKKEPIYTLNPNMVFVCVVHLVHMLNVLSLLIGIWSEMAHISGKANNSAAVDSLHEMIASTKLLCSQFQSENTSPPQANIFNQLTERPNFTTDFSKRPDNTKNKDKDSNRMKATSSRTINPKGKTSLKSGPTKLFPSKKTSVIYPAELQSHRKIL; encoded by the exons ATGCCGAAGAACAGAGGCCCGCTACTGGGACAGCAGAACAAGGAT ACAAAATACCTCAGCAACAGATTGGCATCGATTTTCCAAGGGATCCTCCGAATTTTCCTCGACATGTGCCGCTACCTGAAGAAAGAACCCATCTACACACTCAACCCGAACATGGTCTTTGTCTGCGTCGTCCACCTTGTCCACATGCTCAATGTCCTCTCTCTGCTCATCGGCATCTGGTCGGAGATGGCGCACATCTCTGGCAAGGCCAACAATTCTGCTGCTGTCGACAGTTTGCACGAGATGATTGCGAGTACAAAA CTCTTGTGCAGCCAGTTCCAGTCTGAGAATACATCTCCACCCCAGGCAAACATTTTCAATCAGTTGACTGAGCGACCAAATTTCACTACAGACT TTTCTAAACGACCAGACAACACAAAGAACAAAGACAAGGACAGCAACAGGATGAAGGCCACTTCATCTCGGACTATCAATCCCAAGGGGAAAACCTCATTGAAATCCGGGCCCACAAAGCTTTTTCCATCGAAGAAAACCAGCGTCATCTACCCAGCCGAGCTACAG TCTCACCGCAA AATACTATAA